Proteins from a genomic interval of Paenibacillus sp. FSL H8-0048:
- the nrdI gene encoding class Ib ribonucleoside-diphosphate reductase assembly flavoprotein NrdI, with protein MLIAYDSKTGNVRRFINKLKLPAVQIEEHMTIDEPYVLVTYTTGFGQIPEKVSTFLERNHSRLKGIAASGNKNWGELYAHSADLIAQRYNVPVVGKFELSGTFGDVQRIKQEVDRVAAY; from the coding sequence ATGTTGATTGCTTACGATTCCAAGACCGGCAACGTTAGAAGATTCATTAATAAATTGAAGCTTCCGGCGGTTCAAATCGAAGAGCATATGACGATCGACGAGCCTTACGTGCTTGTTACATACACTACCGGATTTGGACAGATTCCAGAGAAGGTGTCAACATTCCTTGAACGAAACCATTCCAGGCTGAAGGGCATCGCCGCAAGCGGCAACAAAAACTGGGGTGAGCTATACGCGCACAGCGCAGATCTGATTGCACAGCGTTACAACGTACCGGTGGTCGGCAAGTTTGAATTGTCTGGAACCTTCGGGGACGTACAGCGCATAAAACAGGAGGTGGACCGGGTTGCGGCATATTGA
- a CDS encoding RNA polymerase sigma factor, with protein MQSKELTYSMTCASSVSLREMMETYGQDVWNYAFFLTRSREQANDISQEVFLKAYKSIGKYRGQSTLKTWLLTITRNTAFSLRKSSFWRRFVPLGSHQDKGGALSAEQEAIGNQYANRIWEIIMELPDKYREVLVLDIQQDLSVAELSALLGIAQGTVKSRLGRARMKVRAAMKEEDQ; from the coding sequence ATGCAGAGTAAAGAACTAACGTATAGCATGACCTGTGCCTCATCGGTATCGCTGCGTGAGATGATGGAGACCTACGGGCAGGATGTATGGAATTATGCTTTTTTCTTAACCCGCAGCCGGGAGCAGGCGAATGATATCAGCCAGGAGGTATTCCTCAAGGCCTACAAGAGCATCGGCAAGTACCGGGGACAGTCCACTCTGAAAACCTGGCTGCTCACCATTACCCGCAACACCGCGTTCAGCTTAAGGAAGAGCAGCTTCTGGCGGAGGTTCGTTCCGCTGGGCAGCCATCAGGATAAGGGGGGTGCCTTGTCCGCAGAACAAGAGGCTATCGGCAATCAGTATGCGAACCGCATCTGGGAGATCATCATGGAGCTGCCGGACAAGTACCGGGAGGTGCTGGTGCTGGATATTCAGCAGGATCTGTCAGTCGCTGAGCTGTCCGCGCTGCTTGGAATCGCGCAGGGGACGGTCAAATCCAGGCTCGGACGGGCCAGAATGAAAGTGAGAGCAGCGATGAAGGAGGAAGACCAGTGA